One region of Armatimonadota bacterium genomic DNA includes:
- the prmA gene encoding 50S ribosomal protein L11 methyltransferase, with amino-acid sequence MRWAEIEVQTNVTAQEAVEAIMFENGCGGLAIQGETPVFIKCYLPVDDRLEERISNIQSGITNLTKFGLDPAPAEITIKYAEEQEWAEAWRQFFRTTRIGKHIVIKPPWEKFNPEPGDVVIEIEAGMAFGTGQHPTTRMSLEALEKRIRRCMTVVDFGTGSGILAIAAAKLGACLVIAFDIDELAVRAARENVQRNNEEEHIEVHQTDNLGFIQNTVDLITANIVAETIIKNAPDIARVLRRGGILIASGIVDEKSADVERALRNEGFDIAEILKDGEWATLVAHKAS; translated from the coding sequence ATGCGTTGGGCCGAAATAGAAGTCCAAACCAACGTGACGGCTCAAGAAGCCGTCGAAGCGATAATGTTTGAGAACGGATGCGGCGGCTTAGCCATTCAAGGTGAAACCCCTGTTTTCATTAAATGCTACCTCCCAGTTGATGACCGGTTAGAAGAACGCATTTCCAACATCCAAAGTGGCATAACAAATCTCACCAAGTTTGGGCTCGACCCAGCTCCAGCCGAAATTACTATCAAATATGCCGAAGAACAAGAATGGGCAGAGGCGTGGCGTCAGTTTTTCCGCACAACCCGAATTGGAAAGCATATAGTCATTAAACCCCCCTGGGAAAAATTTAATCCCGAACCTGGCGATGTCGTGATTGAAATCGAGGCAGGCATGGCATTTGGAACAGGGCAACACCCAACTACTCGTATGAGCCTTGAAGCTCTTGAGAAGCGCATTCGGCGATGCATGACTGTCGTAGATTTTGGTACTGGTTCGGGAATCTTGGCGATTGCAGCGGCGAAGCTAGGCGCCTGCCTTGTAATCGCATTCGACATAGACGAGCTAGCCGTCCGAGCAGCAAGGGAAAACGTCCAACGTAATAACGAAGAAGAGCATATCGAGGTCCACCAAACTGACAACTTAGGGTTCATTCAAAATACTGTTGACCTAATCACGGCAAACATAGTAGCCGAAACTATCATAAAAAACGCGCCTGACATCGCCCGCGTGCTTCGCAGGGGCGGCATCCTGATTGCCTCAGGTATTGTAGACGAGAAATCGGCAGACGTCGAACGCGCACTTCGAAATGAAGGTTTTGACATAGCGGAGATCCTCAAAGATGGCGAATGGGCAACTTTGGTAGCACATAAAGCCAGCTAA
- a CDS encoding mechanosensitive ion channel — MNWDLLFIAEFWRTAAHKIVPSTLAVVKIVVIFLLIRAVVNKFVERVIQVITQRETKGPTPETIARAKTLGTLVKSVISYVLIFIAGVMVLEVFKVNIAPVLTTAGVAGLAIGFGAQRLVRDVISGFFIVLENQYAVGDYVTIGNISGLVEELGMRVTKIRDDVGKLVFISNGDVTLVTNHSRGTIQVSLDVNIASNSNLEMVRSLINELGRRVADEVEGVVTPPRADGITAIDASKVTIRITGAVKPGYQESLQTALRERILEKASAGEINLV, encoded by the coding sequence ATGAATTGGGATCTGCTGTTTATTGCTGAGTTTTGGAGGACTGCGGCACACAAGATTGTTCCCTCCACTTTGGCCGTGGTTAAGATAGTAGTTATCTTTCTATTAATTCGCGCTGTGGTTAACAAGTTTGTTGAACGCGTGATTCAAGTGATAACTCAGCGCGAAACCAAAGGACCGACACCGGAAACGATTGCACGTGCAAAAACGCTCGGTACTCTCGTTAAGAGTGTGATTTCTTATGTCCTAATCTTTATAGCAGGTGTAATGGTCCTGGAGGTCTTCAAGGTTAACATTGCTCCTGTGCTCACAACCGCTGGAGTCGCTGGTTTGGCAATAGGTTTTGGTGCCCAAAGGCTTGTTCGCGATGTTATTTCTGGCTTCTTTATAGTTTTGGAAAATCAGTATGCAGTTGGCGATTATGTTACCATCGGCAACATCTCGGGTTTGGTTGAGGAGCTCGGTATGCGAGTCACTAAAATTCGCGACGATGTTGGCAAGCTTGTATTTATCTCAAATGGCGATGTAACTCTAGTAACTAACCATTCCCGCGGGACGATACAAGTGTCGTTGGATGTTAACATTGCTTCGAATTCCAATCTTGAGATGGTACGGTCTTTGATAAATGAATTGGGCAGAAGGGTTGCGGATGAGGTTGAAGGCGTTGTCACTCCGCCGCGTGCTGACGGGATTACAGCCATAGATGCGTCTAAAGTTACTATTCGCATTACCGGTGCCGTAAAGCCAGGCTATCAGGAGTCGTTGCAAACCGCTCTACGTGAGCGCATTCTGGAGAAGGCTTCTGCTGGCGAAATCAATTTAGTTTGA
- a CDS encoding MotA/TolQ/ExbB proton channel family protein: MIWFVDAFNFLCKGGPVMIPLIACSIISVAVMIERFIRLRNAGADPDELMERIEKCLALGKGSDAVNLCRTVGTPLAEMLARGLECRGIGSRQAEKCMEEYALRMTPNLFCRLPILDTIITIAPLLGLLGTVTGMIRSFHVISTKSGIGTPTAITGGVAEALIATATGLAIAIATLIGYNYLTEKAKALVSDMEIYGTRLVNILSAGEEDQHEAKALRA; this comes from the coding sequence ATGATTTGGTTTGTTGACGCATTCAATTTCCTGTGCAAGGGCGGCCCCGTAATGATTCCACTAATAGCCTGCTCAATAATCTCAGTAGCAGTAATGATTGAGCGCTTTATACGCCTAAGGAATGCAGGAGCCGACCCTGACGAACTAATGGAACGCATTGAAAAATGCCTTGCTCTTGGCAAGGGCTCAGATGCAGTCAACCTTTGCCGAACCGTCGGCACCCCTTTAGCGGAAATGCTCGCCCGAGGGCTTGAATGTCGTGGAATAGGATCACGGCAAGCTGAGAAATGCATGGAGGAGTATGCTCTCAGAATGACTCCAAATTTGTTTTGCCGGCTACCTATCCTAGACACAATAATCACAATTGCTCCTCTCTTGGGATTGCTAGGAACAGTCACCGGTATGATACGCTCATTCCACGTAATATCCACTAAGTCGGGCATTGGAACGCCTACTGCAATCACCGGCGGCGTCGCCGAGGCTTTGATTGCCACTGCAACGGGCCTTGCCATTGCAATTGCCACCCTTATTGGCTACAACTACTTAACTGAAAAAGCCAAGGCATTGGTTAGCGACATGGAGATATACGGAACACGCTTAGTTAATATCCTGTCAGCCGGCGAGGAGGACCAGCATGAGGCTAAAGCGCTTCGAGCCTAA
- the thiE gene encoding thiamine phosphate synthase, with product MAGIYVITDEQLTPGRTHLEIARAAISGGARIIQLRDKTADDSRLIEVGSEIVRFTTRAGALFIVNDRVEVAIACGADGVHIGQEDQPIQEVRKLFPRGIIGVSVSTIEEALAAEEAGADYIGVGSIFSTSTKSDAGPPIGIEGLAAIRKVCKIPIVAIGGISLENIREIARAGADSAAVISAVVCAEDMKAATAALIAEFQSGLR from the coding sequence ATAGCTGGTATTTATGTTATTACCGATGAGCAGCTAACCCCAGGGCGAACCCATCTTGAGATTGCTAGGGCTGCCATTTCCGGCGGAGCTCGTATTATCCAGCTGAGGGATAAAACTGCCGATGATAGCCGCTTAATCGAAGTTGGATCTGAGATCGTTCGGTTTACCACTAGGGCTGGGGCTTTGTTCATTGTTAATGACCGGGTCGAGGTTGCTATCGCATGCGGCGCGGACGGAGTACACATCGGTCAAGAAGACCAGCCGATTCAAGAAGTCCGCAAACTATTCCCCCGCGGAATCATCGGAGTTTCCGTGTCAACAATTGAGGAAGCCCTAGCGGCTGAGGAGGCTGGTGCCGACTACATTGGTGTAGGTTCAATTTTCTCGACTTCTACTAAATCGGATGCTGGGCCTCCTATTGGGATTGAGGGCTTGGCAGCCATTCGCAAAGTTTGTAAAATTCCTATTGTAGCGATTGGTGGAATCTCGCTTGAGAATATACGCGAAATTGCCAGGGCTGGTGCTGATTCGGCGGCAGTCATATCGGCAGTCGTTTGTGCTGAGGATATGAAAGCTGCAACCGCCGCCTTAATTGCCGAATTCCAATCTGGTCTACGGTGA
- a CDS encoding TonB family protein has protein sequence MRDRLLTYAIAASIGIHLAILGLVGKTSAARPIEIEDLKLVRVEVVDIPENVKVSEPQDIKTAPKLKPTESEHLSLPPPEKIPLAPPAKPKPKPGKQPTYQETRKKAPISGYSPGSTIASNKPPGDPGGDLNFGSPSHHGDINIGPSGQTPVGWVPGNPGGKGIGSGSGEGVGKPEPIPNATPGPGQEPNPAPPPPPPPPPPPPPDIDVKVCAESGMLPGPYCEKTVIKSFRPGKEPTSICTICKPKHISTLADRAEPELVSGPKRPKYPPSARDQGIEGSVTVEYTINTEGNVVGVKVTKSSGSIELDRAATETVQSRKYKPAVQGGIPRNFRKRETFHFALD, from the coding sequence ATGCGCGATCGGTTGCTTACATACGCAATTGCTGCTTCGATTGGAATTCATCTTGCCATTCTTGGTTTGGTTGGCAAAACATCGGCCGCCCGCCCGATTGAAATCGAAGACCTTAAGCTAGTTCGAGTAGAGGTTGTTGACATCCCAGAGAATGTGAAAGTTTCAGAGCCGCAGGACATCAAAACTGCACCTAAACTCAAACCAACCGAGTCTGAACACTTATCACTCCCACCGCCAGAAAAGATACCATTAGCACCGCCAGCAAAGCCAAAACCAAAGCCAGGTAAACAGCCTACATATCAAGAGACTAGAAAAAAGGCGCCAATTTCTGGATACTCTCCTGGCTCAACCATTGCTTCTAATAAACCGCCGGGCGATCCGGGCGGGGACTTGAACTTCGGCTCACCAAGCCATCATGGCGATATCAACATTGGACCAAGTGGCCAGACACCTGTTGGATGGGTTCCTGGAAACCCAGGCGGCAAGGGCATAGGTTCAGGCAGTGGAGAAGGTGTTGGAAAACCAGAACCCATACCGAATGCGACGCCAGGTCCTGGTCAAGAACCAAACCCAGCGCCACCACCTCCACCGCCGCCACCCCCTCCACCGCCACCCGACATAGACGTAAAGGTATGCGCCGAATCTGGAATGCTGCCAGGCCCATACTGCGAAAAAACAGTGATTAAGTCATTTAGGCCTGGCAAAGAACCAACTTCAATTTGCACAATCTGCAAGCCAAAACATATCTCAACCCTGGCCGACAGGGCTGAGCCAGAACTGGTCAGCGGGCCAAAGCGTCCAAAATACCCTCCATCAGCCAGGGACCAAGGAATCGAGGGCTCCGTAACAGTCGAGTATACCATCAACACAGAAGGCAATGTTGTGGGCGTGAAGGTTACAAAATCTTCCGGCAGCATCGAACTTGACCGCGCGGCGACCGAAACCGTCCAAAGTCGAAAATATAAGCCCGCCGTTCAGGGCGGCATTCCTCGAAACTTTCGCAAACGGGAAACTTTCCACTTTGCACTGGATTAA
- the dnaJ gene encoding molecular chaperone DnaJ, translating into MKRDYYEVLGVDRGVSQEEIKKAYRRLARQYHPDVNKGDSNAEEIFKEINEAYDVLSDPKKREIYDRYGHQGLNGRFSGSGPGFGFEDFGIGGFGDIFDLFFGSGMRTEQHRRSTAEPGADLQYELEITLEEAATGVERVFRLSRMERCEACNGAGYPQGSSPGICPDCGGTGKIEHRRSTILGYISSVSTCSRCRGTGEILTNPCRDCGGQGRIRQTSEQTVHIPAGVENGSRIRIRGAGDAGIRGGRPGDLYVIVYIKPHNIFERRGDDIICEVPISFVQAALGDTIEVPVLGGTTTLRIPQGTQPGQVFKLDGRGMPNLDTGRRGDEHVVIKVTIPTELSAQQKELLEQFAQLSGISVENSRGKGLFRKRQRKK; encoded by the coding sequence GTGAAAAGAGATTACTATGAGGTATTGGGAGTTGACCGCGGGGTATCTCAGGAAGAAATCAAAAAGGCATACCGACGGTTAGCTCGCCAATACCATCCAGATGTAAATAAGGGCGACTCGAACGCCGAGGAAATCTTCAAGGAAATCAACGAAGCCTATGACGTCCTGAGCGACCCAAAGAAGCGCGAGATATATGACCGGTATGGTCATCAAGGGCTAAATGGCCGCTTCTCAGGGTCTGGACCTGGGTTTGGATTTGAGGACTTCGGCATAGGTGGATTTGGCGATATCTTCGATTTGTTCTTTGGCTCAGGCATGAGAACAGAACAACATCGAAGATCAACCGCCGAACCTGGCGCCGACCTTCAATATGAACTTGAGATTACCCTGGAGGAAGCTGCCACTGGCGTTGAACGCGTATTCCGACTATCAAGAATGGAACGATGCGAAGCCTGTAATGGGGCTGGGTATCCACAAGGCAGTTCGCCAGGGATATGCCCTGACTGTGGTGGCACTGGCAAGATAGAACATCGTCGCTCAACAATACTTGGGTATATCTCATCGGTAAGCACATGCTCCCGATGCCGGGGCACAGGTGAGATACTTACGAACCCTTGTCGCGATTGCGGCGGCCAGGGGCGCATTCGCCAGACGAGTGAGCAAACTGTTCACATACCGGCCGGTGTTGAAAACGGCTCTCGAATCAGAATCCGTGGGGCTGGCGACGCAGGCATTCGAGGCGGGCGACCGGGAGATCTGTACGTAATAGTCTACATCAAGCCTCACAACATATTTGAGCGTCGGGGGGACGATATCATTTGCGAGGTTCCCATAAGCTTCGTTCAAGCCGCGCTTGGTGATACGATTGAGGTGCCAGTGCTTGGCGGAACTACTACTCTGCGCATTCCGCAGGGAACCCAACCAGGACAGGTTTTCAAACTTGATGGCAGGGGTATGCCTAATCTTGATACAGGTCGGCGGGGCGACGAACACGTGGTTATCAAAGTAACAATCCCAACTGAGCTTTCGGCCCAGCAGAAAGAATTGCTCGAGCAGTTCGCTCAGTTGAGCGGGATCTCGGTGGAAAACAGCCGAGGCAAAGGCTTATTTAGAAAAAGACAACGAAAGAAGTAG
- the pth gene encoding aminoacyl-tRNA hydrolase produces MKIIVGLGNPGRKYQGTRHNVGYMTVDLLSRRHHIPIRARALRAHIGQGIIAGQEVVLAKPLTFMNLSGQAVSALVRKYQVTPADLIVISDDVNLPLGRLRIRASGSAGGHGGLKSIINELGTEDFPRIRIGIGMPAGDMVDYVLSKFSRSEMPIIREVISRAADAVETILEQGIEQAMNRFNAPSL; encoded by the coding sequence ATGAAAATCATCGTTGGTCTTGGCAATCCCGGCAGAAAATACCAAGGCACACGACATAATGTTGGATATATGACTGTGGATTTGTTGAGTCGCAGGCATCATATTCCTATCAGGGCACGAGCGCTGAGGGCACATATAGGCCAGGGGATTATAGCAGGCCAAGAAGTGGTGCTTGCCAAGCCGCTCACTTTCATGAACCTGAGTGGTCAGGCAGTGTCGGCGTTAGTTCGCAAATATCAGGTAACGCCTGCCGATTTGATTGTTATCAGTGATGATGTCAATCTCCCATTGGGAAGGCTTAGAATCCGAGCTAGTGGCTCTGCTGGAGGGCATGGCGGCTTAAAGTCCATTATTAATGAACTAGGCACTGAAGATTTTCCAAGAATTAGAATTGGCATTGGCATGCCAGCCGGGGACATGGTTGATTATGTGCTTAGCAAATTTAGCCGTTCGGAAATGCCAATTATTCGCGAGGTGATTTCACGAGCCGCAGATGCTGTCGAAACTATCCTCGAGCAAGGCATAGAACAGGCTATGAACCGCTTCAATGCGCCATCTTTGTAA
- a CDS encoding biopolymer transporter ExbD: MRLKRFEPKRARIEIVPMIDTIFFLLVFFMIASLAMTTMKGMPVNLPKSSTAQDRSMVKTVVTITATGKFYVDKRPVPFALIQPTLREKLKENPKMVVVINCDKSRNWGDGIEVMDEAKKAGAEIITIATEPKIEKK, from the coding sequence ATGAGGCTAAAGCGCTTCGAGCCTAAGAGGGCAAGGATTGAGATCGTGCCGATGATAGACACGATCTTCTTTCTTCTCGTTTTCTTTATGATTGCCTCGCTGGCAATGACCACAATGAAAGGCATGCCAGTAAACCTACCGAAGTCAAGCACGGCTCAAGATAGGTCTATGGTGAAGACCGTTGTCACCATAACTGCAACTGGCAAATTCTATGTGGACAAGCGCCCTGTTCCATTCGCGCTTATCCAACCAACTTTGAGGGAGAAACTGAAAGAGAATCCCAAAATGGTTGTTGTAATCAATTGCGACAAGAGCCGCAATTGGGGCGATGGAATCGAGGTGATGGATGAAGCAAAAAAGGCAGGCGCTGAAATCATCACCATCGCCACAGAACCAAAGATTGAGAAAAAGTAA
- a CDS encoding ribose-phosphate pyrophosphokinase produces MPRNSDLRIFAGNSNPGLAESIARELGLSLGKMLVSRFSDGEVRVKIDESARGTDVFLIQSTCAPVNENLMELLVMLDAFRRASAKRITCVIPYYGYARQDKKVKPREPVTARLVADLLTVAGASRVLTVDLHADQIQGFFDIPVDHLSGCPIIAEHLKKLGLTDSGLVVVSPDVGGVARARALAEMLQSPIAIIAKRRPEPNRAEVMEIIGDVNDKIAVMIDDMIDTGGSIATGALELKKRGAKKVYACCTHPVLSGGAIERLDAAPIEKVVVTDTIPVKAQPNGKITVLSVAPLLADAIRRIHLDESVSELFRE; encoded by the coding sequence ATGCCGAGGAATTCTGATTTGCGAATATTTGCCGGGAACTCAAATCCTGGATTGGCGGAGTCCATTGCTCGGGAGCTCGGCCTTTCGCTTGGGAAAATGTTGGTTTCCCGATTCTCTGATGGCGAAGTGCGAGTTAAGATAGATGAAAGCGCTAGGGGCACGGACGTTTTTCTTATACAATCAACATGCGCGCCCGTCAACGAAAATCTCATGGAGCTTCTTGTAATGCTTGACGCATTCAGAAGAGCCTCTGCAAAGCGCATCACATGCGTAATCCCATACTACGGCTATGCCCGCCAGGATAAGAAGGTAAAGCCGCGCGAACCTGTTACTGCCAGGTTGGTGGCGGACCTTTTGACAGTTGCTGGTGCAAGTCGTGTTCTTACTGTAGACCTTCATGCCGACCAAATCCAAGGTTTTTTTGATATTCCTGTGGACCACCTTTCGGGTTGCCCCATCATCGCAGAGCATCTAAAGAAATTGGGGCTAACAGATTCAGGTTTGGTTGTAGTTTCCCCTGATGTCGGTGGCGTGGCGCGAGCAAGGGCACTTGCCGAAATGCTTCAAAGCCCAATTGCAATAATTGCAAAGCGTCGGCCGGAACCAAACAGGGCAGAGGTCATGGAAATCATCGGCGACGTAAATGATAAGATTGCAGTGATGATAGACGATATGATAGATACCGGAGGCTCAATCGCCACAGGAGCACTTGAGCTGAAGAAACGCGGGGCAAAGAAGGTTTATGCATGTTGCACGCATCCTGTGCTATCTGGCGGGGCGATTGAAAGACTAGATGCGGCGCCGATTGAAAAAGTTGTTGTGACTGACACAATACCGGTTAAAGCTCAGCCGAACGGTAAAATTACAGTTCTCTCGGTGGCGCCGTTGTTAGCAGATGCAATCCGGCGAATTCACCTAGATGAGTCCGTAAGCGAGTTGTTCAGAGAATGA
- the glmU gene encoding bifunctional UDP-N-acetylglucosamine diphosphorylase/glucosamine-1-phosphate N-acetyltransferase GlmU, translating to MQDIIGIILAAGKGTRMRSKLPKALHPICGKPMTRYIIDACKDAGISECIVVIGHGAEQVREGLGGDVSYVVQEEQLGTGDACRRAVDTLGNRFGNVLVLPGDTPLVTADVLKRLISEHSQSEADATVLTAVLEDGAHYGRVVRGSDGSIKRIVEAKDASPEEIKIREINTAIYCFKLACLRTYLQKISPNNKQGEYYLTDVIEFMANDGLRVGGVVSDDPDVVLGVNDRVQLAKLGDVIRRRILERLMLEGVTVVDPSSTYVDWDVEIGQDTILYPGTIIEKGCRIGADCLIGPAARLVNVEVGDRVTILYSTVIESVIDDGTRVGPFANIRPGCKIGKDVRVGDFVEAKNAIIGNSVSMAHLAYVGDAEVGDNTNIGAGTITCNYDGIKKNRTIIGKNAFVGSNVTLIAPVTIGDGAYIAAGSTITKDVPADSLAVARKRQEVKEGWAKRRREKSQKDGNT from the coding sequence ATGCAGGATATTATTGGGATAATTCTTGCCGCTGGAAAGGGCACGAGAATGAGGTCAAAGTTACCGAAAGCCCTTCATCCAATCTGCGGCAAACCAATGACGCGATATATTATTGACGCATGTAAAGACGCAGGAATTAGTGAATGCATTGTTGTAATCGGGCACGGCGCCGAGCAAGTTAGAGAAGGACTTGGCGGAGATGTCTCATATGTCGTCCAGGAAGAACAGCTAGGCACGGGTGATGCATGCCGGCGGGCTGTTGATACACTTGGCAACCGTTTTGGCAATGTCCTAGTCCTCCCGGGCGACACACCGCTCGTGACAGCCGATGTCCTAAAGCGATTAATCAGCGAGCATTCTCAGTCTGAGGCAGACGCAACTGTTCTCACAGCCGTTCTCGAAGACGGTGCGCACTATGGCCGGGTTGTACGCGGTTCGGATGGCTCAATTAAACGAATTGTAGAGGCAAAGGATGCCTCGCCTGAAGAGATTAAAATTCGTGAAATCAATACAGCAATCTATTGCTTCAAACTTGCATGCCTCCGAACTTACTTGCAGAAGATTTCGCCAAATAACAAGCAGGGAGAGTATTACCTTACAGATGTAATCGAGTTTATGGCTAATGATGGTCTGAGAGTGGGCGGAGTGGTGTCAGACGACCCGGATGTAGTTCTTGGAGTTAATGACCGCGTTCAGCTTGCGAAGCTGGGGGATGTCATTAGAAGGCGAATCCTCGAGCGGCTGATGTTGGAAGGAGTAACGGTGGTTGACCCATCGTCAACATATGTTGATTGGGATGTGGAAATTGGCCAGGATACCATTCTCTATCCAGGCACAATTATCGAAAAAGGATGTCGGATAGGTGCCGATTGCTTAATAGGCCCTGCGGCACGGCTGGTTAATGTGGAGGTTGGCGATCGAGTTACAATCCTTTACTCAACCGTTATTGAAAGCGTCATAGATGATGGAACACGCGTAGGACCATTTGCAAATATACGTCCTGGATGCAAAATAGGTAAGGATGTTCGAGTGGGCGACTTTGTCGAAGCAAAGAATGCGATAATTGGAAATTCGGTTTCGATGGCTCACCTTGCTTATGTAGGTGATGCTGAAGTTGGCGATAATACCAACATCGGTGCCGGAACAATTACCTGCAACTACGATGGCATCAAGAAAAACCGCACGATAATCGGCAAGAACGCTTTTGTTGGGTCGAATGTAACCTTAATAGCGCCTGTTACTATTGGCGATGGTGCTTACATTGCTGCCGGGTCTACAATCACAAAGGACGTTCCTGCAGACTCGCTTGCGGTTGCAAGAAAGCGTCAAGAAGTTAAAGAAGGCTGGGCAAAGCGCCGTCGTGAGAAAAGCCAAAAGGATGGCAATACCTAA